One region of Synechococcus elongatus PCC 11801 genomic DNA includes:
- the mgtE gene encoding magnesium transporter: protein MVDSSRDQSQGTIASQELRDIVRQQLQGLLEINDYQGAKVLLQPVQYPDIAEAIEGLPETLQALAFRLLPKDEAIEVYEYLDSSVQQALIDELRSQDVLDLVEQMSPDDRVRLFDELPAKIVRRLLQQLSPAEREITSLLLGYGTGTAGRLMTPEYIALKEGMTGDQALARVRLMAPRTETIYTLYVTDVSRRLTGILSLRELLVASSEASIGELMTRDVISVHTDTDQEEVARVIQRYDLLAVPVVDREERLVGIVTVDDVIDILEEEATEDIYTLGGVQSGEDDYFQTNLLTVARRRVVWLFVLLITNTGTSAVISSQEEVLSKVVALAAFIPLLIGTGGNVGAQSSTVVIRGLNTDRLRSMNPLTIVSRELIAGALLGVMLAIVVTVWAFLLEGNWQVAIAVGFSLFVISVLASTAGSVLPLIFKRFGLDPALMSAPFITTVVDVAGVFVYLQLARVILGLN from the coding sequence GTGGTCGATAGCAGCCGCGATCAAAGTCAAGGGACGATCGCCAGCCAAGAGCTGCGCGATATTGTTCGGCAGCAATTGCAGGGCTTGCTTGAGATTAATGACTATCAAGGTGCAAAAGTCCTCCTACAGCCAGTGCAATACCCTGACATTGCCGAGGCGATTGAAGGGCTACCCGAAACGCTCCAAGCGCTTGCTTTCCGCCTGCTCCCCAAGGATGAAGCGATCGAGGTGTATGAGTACCTCGACAGCAGTGTGCAGCAAGCCCTGATCGATGAGCTGCGCAGTCAGGACGTGCTTGACCTCGTCGAGCAGATGTCGCCGGACGATCGCGTGCGCCTGTTCGATGAACTACCAGCCAAAATCGTCCGTCGCTTGTTGCAGCAATTAAGTCCGGCGGAGCGAGAAATTACTTCGCTGCTGCTGGGCTATGGAACGGGCACAGCAGGCCGGCTGATGACACCGGAATACATCGCCCTCAAGGAAGGGATGACCGGCGATCAGGCCTTGGCTCGGGTGCGTTTGATGGCACCACGAACGGAAACGATTTACACCCTTTACGTCACGGATGTCAGTCGTCGCCTCACTGGAATTCTGTCGCTCCGCGAACTGCTGGTTGCCTCATCAGAAGCCAGCATTGGCGAGTTGATGACGCGTGATGTGATCAGCGTCCATACGGATACCGACCAAGAAGAAGTGGCACGAGTTATCCAGCGCTATGACCTGCTGGCTGTCCCCGTGGTCGATCGCGAGGAGCGACTCGTTGGGATTGTGACGGTCGATGACGTCATCGACATTCTTGAAGAGGAAGCCACTGAAGACATCTACACCTTGGGCGGTGTGCAGTCGGGGGAAGACGATTATTTTCAAACGAATTTGCTGACCGTTGCGCGGCGTCGGGTGGTTTGGCTCTTCGTCCTCCTAATTACCAACACTGGCACTAGCGCCGTCATTAGTAGTCAGGAAGAGGTGCTGTCTAAAGTGGTGGCTTTAGCCGCATTTATTCCTTTGCTTATTGGCACCGGCGGCAACGTTGGGGCGCAGTCATCAACGGTGGTGATTCGCGGTCTGAATACCGATCGCCTGCGTAGCATGAACCCGCTGACAATTGTGTCGCGCGAATTGATTGCCGGTGCGTTATTGGGCGTCATGCTGGCGATCGTGGTCACGGTTTGGGCCTTCTTGCTGGAAGGTAACTGGCAAGTGGCGATCGCGGTTGGCTTCAGCTTGTTCGTAATTTCCGTGCTGGCCTCCACAGCCGGCTCTGTGCTGCCCTTGATCTTCAAGCGCTTTGGCCTCGATCCAGCGCTGATGTCCGCTCCATTCATCACCACTGTGGTGGATGTAGCAGGCGTGTTTGTCTACCTGCAGCTCGCCCGCGTCATCTTGGGCTTGAACTAG
- a CDS encoding HpsJ family protein, with product MTDGLRTPPTFVAFCLRLSGLLIVVAGVLGLVLRLLAASFGELAWRASFLAEFTDRGIIPLIGLALFLFGWGLDGLAGRSGGRWQQVRLPLFGIIALLGALYLAVIPLYWNDSSAAGREARQALNNQVAQSEADINNRYQAQESVLAQLLASPEQVAELEQAIAANPNAAIPDFLKKNAADLRNNPEKVRQALRDEQKQELDRVQAEQRRQERQLSSELTRSQVRIALNALLLAIAYLWLGNVGLRLPARHTAQPETDA from the coding sequence ATGACTGACGGTTTGCGCACGCCTCCGACTTTTGTGGCCTTTTGTCTGCGTCTGAGCGGACTGCTGATTGTGGTTGCCGGAGTCTTGGGGCTCGTGCTCCGCTTACTGGCAGCTTCCTTCGGCGAACTCGCATGGCGCGCCAGTTTTTTGGCAGAGTTTACCGATCGTGGCATCATTCCCCTGATTGGCTTGGCGCTCTTCCTATTTGGTTGGGGGCTAGACGGCTTAGCGGGGCGCAGTGGGGGGCGTTGGCAGCAGGTCCGCCTGCCTTTATTTGGAATCATCGCGCTTCTGGGTGCCCTCTATCTGGCTGTGATTCCGCTCTATTGGAATGACAGCAGTGCCGCTGGTCGCGAAGCGCGGCAAGCCCTGAATAATCAGGTCGCCCAGAGCGAAGCGGATATTAACAATCGCTATCAAGCGCAAGAGTCGGTCTTGGCCCAATTGTTGGCAAGCCCTGAGCAGGTGGCGGAACTGGAGCAAGCGATCGCGGCCAATCCCAATGCAGCGATTCCCGACTTTCTGAAGAAGAATGCTGCTGACCTACGCAACAATCCGGAGAAAGTGCGCCAAGCGCTGCGAGATGAGCAAAAGCAGGAACTCGATCGCGTTCAAGCGGAGCAACGGCGGCAGGAGCGGCAACTGAGCAGTGAGCTGACCCGCAGCCAAGTGAGAATTGCCCTTAACGCCTTACTACTGGCGATCGCTTACCTCTGGCTGGGGAATGTGGGACTGCGTTTACCCGCACGGCACACTGCTCAACCCGAAACTGACGCATGA
- a CDS encoding phosphoglucomutase/phosphomannomutase family protein, whose product MSAVHYAVTPPGPIRFGTDGWRGVIAADFTFDRLYRAAGAAAQVLADTYGNNGSRRVFVGYDRRFLSEEFATVTAQAVHSVGLEAQLATDYATTPALSWAVHEQSALGALVITASHNPGQYSGLKIKGAFGGSVPGSVTAQVEALLDQGFTPPLPDPAAAIARFDPWQSYRHMLRQKVDLAAIQAAIRSGQLSVFVDVMHGAAARALGEILEVPVTEFRSDRDPLFGGGAPEPLAANVVGLCQQLSRGVATPLAVGFVFDGDGDRIAAVDRSGEFLSSQVLIPILIEHLAARRGYPGELVKTVSGSDLMPKVAALFDIPVAELPVGYKYIADRMQSQTVLLGGEESGGIGYGSHIPERDGLLSALYLLEAIVQSGRNLGELYADLQARTQFQSAYDRIDLPLADMQARDRVLQALQNQAPTAIAGLEVVSCQTIDGFKFRLSDNRWLMVRFSGTEPLLRLYCEAATPAAVQATLHWARDWAQQI is encoded by the coding sequence ATGTCTGCTGTGCATTATGCTGTCACCCCTCCTGGCCCGATTCGGTTTGGCACTGATGGCTGGCGGGGTGTGATTGCCGCAGATTTCACCTTTGATCGTCTCTATCGAGCTGCTGGGGCTGCAGCTCAAGTCCTCGCTGATACCTACGGCAACAACGGTTCGCGCCGAGTGTTCGTCGGTTACGATCGCCGCTTCCTGTCCGAGGAATTTGCCACCGTTACCGCTCAAGCGGTTCACAGCGTCGGGTTAGAGGCGCAGCTCGCCACAGACTACGCCACGACTCCAGCCTTGAGCTGGGCTGTGCATGAGCAGTCGGCCTTGGGGGCGCTGGTGATTACCGCTAGTCACAACCCCGGGCAGTATTCAGGGCTGAAGATCAAAGGGGCTTTTGGGGGATCTGTGCCGGGCAGTGTGACCGCCCAGGTGGAAGCGCTGCTCGATCAAGGCTTTACGCCGCCACTACCCGATCCAGCCGCCGCGATCGCCCGCTTCGATCCTTGGCAGTCCTATCGGCACATGCTGCGCCAGAAGGTGGATTTGGCAGCCATCCAAGCCGCGATCCGCAGCGGTCAGCTGAGCGTCTTTGTCGATGTCATGCATGGGGCAGCTGCTCGTGCGCTGGGCGAGATCCTAGAGGTGCCCGTGACAGAATTCCGCAGCGATCGCGATCCCCTCTTTGGGGGCGGAGCGCCAGAACCACTCGCGGCGAATGTGGTGGGTCTCTGCCAGCAGCTCAGTCGCGGCGTAGCAACACCACTGGCAGTTGGCTTTGTCTTTGATGGCGATGGCGATCGCATTGCTGCCGTCGATCGTTCGGGGGAATTTTTAAGTTCCCAAGTACTGATCCCAATTTTGATTGAGCATCTTGCGGCGCGGCGCGGTTATCCGGGAGAGCTGGTGAAAACTGTCAGTGGCTCGGATCTGATGCCGAAGGTGGCAGCACTCTTTGATATCCCCGTCGCAGAACTACCGGTGGGCTATAAATACATCGCCGATCGCATGCAAAGTCAGACCGTCTTGCTGGGGGGCGAGGAATCGGGCGGCATTGGCTACGGCAGCCACATTCCTGAGCGCGATGGCTTGCTCTCGGCCCTCTATCTCCTTGAAGCGATTGTTCAGAGTGGTCGCAATCTCGGCGAACTCTACGCCGACCTACAGGCGCGCACCCAATTCCAATCGGCTTACGATCGCATCGACTTGCCCCTCGCAGATATGCAGGCCCGCGATCGCGTGCTCCAAGCCCTGCAAAACCAAGCCCCAACTGCGATCGCCGGTTTGGAGGTGGTCAGTTGCCAAACCATCGATGGCTTTAAGTTCCGTCTCAGTGATAACCGCTGGCTGATGGTGCGTTTCAGTGGCACCGAACCGCTGCTGCGGCTCTATTGCGAAGCGGCCACCCCCGCTGCGGTGCAGGCCACGCTCCACTGGGCTCGGGATTGGGCGCAGCAGATCTGA
- the psbP gene encoding photosystem II reaction center PsbP, producing MVAIARTRARWLTRIGLGFAIASLLLLTACQTLALPIYQGANWQFAYPPAWVAVEEPGPATIAFRDPLSPDRNLSLLISPVPATSQLTDLGDPPTVGYTLQTQWLNQPDRGRQVELLTAEQQETALGPAYLLEYAVQIGQQARHDLAAIALVQGQLYTFVISLPAREFEQQPQRYREILRSFQVLSSR from the coding sequence ATGGTCGCGATCGCTCGCACAAGGGCTCGCTGGCTGACGAGAATCGGACTGGGTTTTGCGATCGCGTCGCTCTTGTTGTTGACCGCCTGTCAGACATTGGCACTGCCGATTTATCAAGGTGCTAACTGGCAGTTTGCTTATCCACCTGCTTGGGTCGCTGTGGAAGAGCCTGGACCTGCAACCATCGCCTTTCGCGATCCCCTCAGTCCCGATCGTAATCTGAGTTTGCTGATCAGTCCTGTGCCGGCGACGAGTCAGCTCACAGATCTCGGCGACCCACCGACAGTTGGCTACACCTTGCAAACGCAGTGGTTGAATCAGCCCGATCGCGGTCGGCAAGTGGAACTATTGACAGCTGAACAGCAAGAAACGGCCTTAGGGCCGGCGTATTTGCTGGAATATGCGGTGCAGATCGGGCAGCAAGCTCGCCATGATCTAGCGGCGATCGCTTTGGTTCAAGGACAGCTTTATACCTTTGTGATTTCTTTGCCTGCCCGTGAATTTGAGCAGCAACCCCAACGCTATCGAGAGATATTGCGATCGTTTCAAGTCTTGTCATCGAGATAA